In one window of Drosophila mauritiana strain mau12 chromosome X, ASM438214v1, whole genome shotgun sequence DNA:
- the LOC117147021 gene encoding thymosin beta encodes MAAPAPALKDLPKVAENLKSQLEGFNQDKLKNASTQEKIILPTAEDVAAEKTQQSIFEGITAFNQNNLKHTETNEKNPLPDKEAIEQEKEKNQFIAGIENFDAKKLKHTETNEKNVLPTKEVIEAEKQA; translated from the exons ATGGCCGCCCCAGCACCAGCACTCAAGGATCTGCCCAAGGTGGCCGAGAACCTGAAAAGCCAGTTGGAGGGATTCAACCAGGACAAACTGAAGAACGCCAGCACCCAGGAGAAGATCATTCTTCCCACCGCCGAAG ATGTGGCTGCCGAAAAGACCCAGCAGTCGATCTTCGAGGGCATCACCGCCTTCAATCAGAACAACTTGAAGCACACGGAGACCAACGAGAAGAACCCGTTGCCCGATAAGGAAG CCATCGagcaggagaaggagaagaaTCAGTTCATCGCCGGCATCGAGAACTTTGATGCGAAAAAGTTGAAGCACACCGAGACCAACGAGAAGAACGTGCTGCCCACCAAGGAGGTGATCGAGGCCGAGAAGCAGGCTTAA
- the LOC117147019 gene encoding histone acetyltransferase Tip60 yields the protein MKINHKYEFDDDVASICESTAALTEGCRLPVRMHKTDDWPLAEIVSIKELDGRRQFYVHYVDFNKRLDEWVNEEDLYTRKVQFPRRDGSQTGTSTGVTTPQRHHSLAGSVSRPTSPQHTGSGALAAIPQTPTGASGSVPPPAGIPNSVAPPGTPSSGGELVNGNNLAAALQKRINRKRKNHGGSAHGHHSLTSQQQQSHPHPTTPQTPTATPAHVTGDGLISGAANEDGDGSQDGKTPTPRQSGSMVTHQDDVVTRMKNVEMIELGRHRIKPWYFSPYPQELCQMPCIYICEFCLKYRKSRKCLERHLSKCNLRHPPGNEIYRKHTISFFEIDGRKNKVYAQNLCLLAKLFLDHKTLYYDTDPFLFYVMTEFDSRGFHIVGYFSKEKESTEDYNVACILTMPPYQRKGYGKLLIEFSYELSKFEGKTGSPEKPLSDLGLLSYRSYWAQTILEIFISQNPSTDGEKPTITINDICECTSIKKEDVISTLQNLNLINYYKGQYIVCINRVIIEQHRRAMDKRKIRIDSKCLHWTPKDWSKRSK from the exons atgaaaattaaCCACAAATATGAGTTCGACGACGATGTGGCCTCCATATGCGAGTCAACG GCCGCCCTAACCGAGGGATGTCGTTTGCCCGTCAGGATGCACAAAACGGACGACTGGCCACTGGCGGAGATTGTGAGCATCAAGGAGCTGGATGGGCGCCGGCAGTTTTACGTGCACTATGTGGACT TCAACAAGCGCTTGGACGAGTGGGTCAACGAGGAGGATCTGTACACGCGAAAGGTGCAATTTCCGCGGAGGGACGGCTCTCAAACAGGCACCAGCACTGGAGTGACCACGCCCCAGCGCCACCATTCCCTAGCGGGCAGCGTTTCTCGGCCTACATCACCACAACACACTGGTTCGGGGGCTCTGGCAGCCATCCCCCAGACTCCTACTGGTGCATCAGGGAGTGTTCCTCCCCCTGCTGGCATTCCGAACTCTGTGGCTCCACCAGGAACACCCAGCAGTGGGGGAGAGCTTGTGAATGGCAACAATCTGGCCGCAGCCCTTCAGAAACGCATCAATCGCAAGCGAAAAAACCACGGAGGCTCGGCCCATGGACACCACAGTCTGACTAGTCAACAGCAGCAATCACATCCGCATCCTACAACTCCGCAGACACCTACGGCTACGCCCGCGCATGTGACCGGCGACGGTTTGATAAGCGGAGCGGCCAATGAGGATGGTGATGGATCGCAGGATGGCAAGACGCCCACGCCGAGGCAGTCGGGCAGCATGGTTACGCACCAGGATGACGTGGTCACCCGCATGAAGAACGTGGAGATGATCGAGCTGGGCAGACATCGCATTAAGCCCTGGTATTTCTCACCCTATCCGCAAGAGCTGTGTCAAATGCCCTGCATCTACATCTGCGAGTTCTGCCTGAAGTACAGGAAGAGCAGGAAGTGCCTGGAGAGGCACCTGTCCAAGTGCAATCTTAGGCATCCGCCGGGGAACGAGATCTATCGCAAGCATACAATTTCCTTCTTTGAAATCGACGGCCGCAAAAACAAGGTGTATGCCCAGAACTTGTGCCTGCTTGCCAAACTCTTTCTCGACCACAAGACACTCTACTATGATACCGATCCGTTTCTCTTCTACGTTATGACAGAGTTCGACTCGCGCGGCTTCCACATAGTAGGGTACTTCTCCAAGGAGAAGGAGAGCACCGAGGACTACAACGTGGCATGCATTCTCACAATGCCTCCGTATCAGCGCAAGGGCTACGGCAAGCTGCTCATTGAGTTCAGCTACGAGTTGTCCAAGTTTGAGGGCAAGACGGGGTCGCCGGAGAAACCATTGTCTGATCTGGGTTTGCTGTCCTATCGATCGTACTGGGCGCAAACCATACTGGAGATATTTATCAGCCAAAACCCGAGCACGGACGGCGAGAAGCCCACCATAACTATAAA CGACATCTGCGAATGCACATCCATCAAAAAAGAGGACGTTATCTCAACGCTGCAGAACCTGAACCTAATCAACTACTACAAGGGCCAGTACATTGTGTGCATCAACCGGGTTATCATCGAGCAGCACCGACGAGCAATGGACAAACGCAAGATCCGCATCGACTCAAAATGCTTGCACTGGACACCCAAAGACTGGTCCAAGCGCTCCAAATG a
- the LOC117147018 gene encoding tRNA (cytosine(34)-C(5))-methyltransferase: MGRNRKQNGFAARKRQKREIGSNRPDRQALPYEEIKRDNAFFIKYYQLQKICATEEEWTQFLASIRDNLPTTFRVTGFRDEAKALLSIIETQLFTEYVRAVAELHQKAPEDVERPLCLPWYPNGLAYQLHLTRKDIRRSEPLYRLHNFLIVETTAGGISRQEAVSMIPPIVLDVQPTDKVLDMCAAPGSKTAQLIEALHAAPEEHKIPPGFVLANDVDNNRCYMLVHQAKRLNSPCLLVTNHDSSAFPNLLTTKPDGSKAILKFDKILCDVPCSGDGTLRKNPDIWLKWNLAQAYNLHGIQYRIVRRGAEMLEVGGRLVYSTCSLNPIENEAVLQRIIKDADGALELVDAGHLVPGLKYKPGMTDWKLATKEVDQVFTRFEEVPESLHTIIRPGMFPLPADEMAKIGLEKCLRVLPHLQDSGGFFVAVLEKRRQLSFEKNDVVEVVQLNETAKQPAAEPQVDENGKPIEEKSVPWGPQRKKRRLHGYKEDPYVFFGENDPDYEAIKEFYQLDESLSQRCLLTRCITEKKKNIYYCSDPIRDLVLNNENHIKIINTGVKTFVRCENRHTVHPFRLAQEGLQTSNAFMGRSRRIQVEREDLVMMLNCTDPTQPPSTHELKKETQERCKELGVGSCILKYVDQRFTLYTVGWRGTSSLRAYVQKDETIHILRLLGADLSKFETNKYEDARVAAAAAADAEAGKSAEAEADSSGDGSATEFASSGSGAVDVPVAAETTGTPMDTEVVATKS, translated from the exons ATGGGTCGAAACAGGAAGCAAAATGGTTTCGCGGCTCGCAAACGTCAAAAGCGGGAGATT GGTTCCAATCGTCCTGATCGTCAGGCGCTGCCGTATGAGGAGATCAAAAGGGATAATGCCTTCTTCATCAAGTACTACCAACTGCAGAAGATCTGCGCTACCGAGGAGGAGTGGACGCAGTTCCTTGCGTCCATCAGGGACAACCTGCCCACTACTTTCCGTGTGACAGGCTTTAGGGACGAGGCCAAAGCCCTGCTCTCCATTATTGAGACGCAGCTATTCACCGAGTATGTGAGGGCGGTGGCCGAGCTTCACCAGAAGGCGCCCGAGGATGTGGAACGGCCGCTGTGCCTGCCCTGGTATCCAAACGGGCTGGCTTACCAGCTGCACCTCACCCGCAAGGACATTCGACGCTCGGAGCCGCTCTACCGGCTGCACAACTTCTTAATTGTGGAGACCACGGCGGGCGGCATCAGCAGGCAGGAGGCCGTATCCATGATCCCGCCAATTGTCCTGGATGTGCAACCCACGGACAAAGTTCTGGACATGTGTGCTGCGCCAGGTTCGAAAACAGCCCAGCTCATTGAGGCTCTGCACGCTGCTCCCGAGGAACACAAGATTCCGCCCGGCTTCGTGCTGGCCAACGATGTGGACAACAACCGCTGCTACATGCTGGTTCACCAAGCCAAGCGCCTAAACTCGCCCTGCTTGTTGGTGACCAACCACGACAGCAGTGCCTTTCCCAATCTCCTGACCACGAAGCCGGACGGCTCAAAGGCGATCCTTAAGTTCGATAAGATCCTGTGCGATGTACCTTGCTCCGGCGACGGCACACTGCGCAAGAATCCAGACATTTGGCTTAAGTGGAACCTGGCACAGGCCTACAACCTCCACGGCATTCAATACCGCATCGTACGTCGTGGCGCTGAGATGCTGGAGGTTGGCGGCCGGCTGGTGTACTCCACCTGCTCACTGAATCCCATCGAGAACGAGGCGGTGCTGCAGCGGATCATCAAGGACGCCGACGGTGCATTGGAGCTGGTGGATGCGGGGCACCTGGTGCCAGGTCTTAAGTACAAGCCAGGCATGACCGATTGGAAGCTGGCCACCAAGGAGGTGGACCAGGTCTTTACCCGCTTCGAGGAGGTGCCTGAAAGCCTGCATACCATTATACGGCCCGGTATGTTCCCTCTGCCGGCCGACGAGATGGCCAAGATCGGGCTGGAGAAGTGCCTCCGCGTATTGCCGCATCTCCAGGACAGCGGCGGCTTCTTTGTAGCCGTGTTGGAGAAGCGTCGTCAGCTAAGCTTCGAAAAGAACGATGTGGTGGAGGTGGTGCAGCTGAACGAGACGGCCAAGCAGCCTGCAGCTGAGCCGCAAGTGGACGAGAATGGAAAGCCCATCGAGGAGAAGTCCGTTCCGTGGGGACCGCAGCGAAAGAAGCGACGTCTGCATGGCTACAAGGAAGATCCTTATGTCTTCTTCGGCGAAAATGACCCTGACTACGAGGCGATCAAGGAGTTCTACCAGCTGGACGAATCCCTTAGTCAACGATGTCTCTTAACTCGCTGTATCACGGagaaaaagaagaacatcTATTACTGCTCTGACCCCATCCGCGATTTGGTGCTCAACAACGAAAACCACATCAAGATCATCAACACGGGCGTTAAGACATTCGTGCGCTGCGAGAACCGGCACACGGTGCATCCCTTCCGATTGGCCCAGGAGGGCCTCCAGACCTCCAATGCCTTCATGGgccgcagcaggagaatcCAGGTGGAGCGGGAGGACCTGGTGATGATGCTCAATTGCACTGATCCCACGCAGCCGCCGTCGACTCACGAACTAAAGAAAGAAACCCAGGAGCGCTGCAAGGAATTGG GTGTGGGCAGCTGCATACTTAAGTACGTGGACCAGCGGTTCACGTTGTACACTGTGGGCTGGCGGGGCACCTCCAGTCTGCGCGCTTATGTCCAAAAGGACGAGACCATCCACATTCTTCGCCTGCTGGGCGCTGATCTCAGCAAGTTTGAGACCAATAAGTACGAGGACGCGAGAgtggcggctgctgctgcagcggaCGCTGAAGCCGGCAAGAGTGCCGAGGCCGAGGCCGATTCCTCCGGCGATGGTTCCGCCACGGAGTTCGCATCCTCTGGCAGTGGCGCTGTTGATGTCCCAGTGGCCGCCGAGACAACAGGCACACCTATGGACACCGAAGTGGTGGCCACCAAAAGTTAG
- the LOC117147020 gene encoding augmin complex subunit dgt4 — METPPTPTTTTPPALATEGTMDDIQYLLHLEAMRRFQEDSRNVKRQVEEQVRIWLDAKCEYQRDFGRLARLLKCGALQAAVDAHRVSDVNQVEQAAKDIASLRSKLGSDLRPAILDSNDVKQCLEHLNTTHKPRLNLCRQQREFAQNQEALRSLRTAVDGLENGMEMGMIQAMDRLVEDLLPPRETNN; from the coding sequence ATGGAAACTCCACCCACTCCCACCACGACCACACCTCCAGCATTAGCAACTGAGGGCACCATGGACGACATCCAATACCTGCTGCACCTGGAAGCGATGCGCCGTTTTCAGGAAGACAGCCGCAATGTAAAGCGCCAGGTGGAGGAGCAAGTGCGCATTTGGCTGGACGCCAAGTGTGAGTATCAGCGGGACTTTGGGCGGTTGGCGAGGCTCCTGAAGTGCGGAGCCCTGCAAGCGGCCGTGGATGCCCATCGTGTATCTGATGTGAATCAAGTCGAACAGGCGGCCAAGGATATCGCTAGTCTGCGATCCAAACTGGGCAGTGATCTGCGTCCCGCCATTCTGGACTCCAACGATGTGAAGCAGTGCCTGGAGCATCTGAACACCACCCACAAACCGCGCCTAAATCTATGCCGGCAGCAACGGGAGTTCGCCCAGAACCAGGAAGCTCTAAGAAGTTTGCGTACCGCCGTCGATGGATTGGAGAATGGTATGGAGATGGGCATGATACAGGCAATGGACCGCCTTGTGGAGGACCTTCTTCCACCGCGAGAAACAAACAACTAG